In Mauremys reevesii isolate NIE-2019 linkage group 8, ASM1616193v1, whole genome shotgun sequence, a single genomic region encodes these proteins:
- the LOC120369818 gene encoding LOW QUALITY PROTEIN: protocadherin gamma-A6-like (The sequence of the model RefSeq protein was modified relative to this genomic sequence to represent the inferred CDS: deleted 1 base in 1 codon): MADTQRFRICKKRVQLYLMLATVWEAVSGQIRYSIPEEMQKGSIVGNIAKDLGLDIKALTHHGVLIVSTGRTQYFALNLKSGHLITTERIDREQICGRIEKCLLIFEVLIEDKVKLFAVEVEITDINDNTPTFQAKEFELKISEITAAGTRISLQEAQDPDVGINSIQSYQLSNNKHFSLDVQTGSDGVKYAELVLEKSLDRETQTVHKLTLTAADGGDPVRSAIAQISVLVVDVNDNAPLFTQLVYKVSVLENTPRGSLIITIHATDRDEGQNSEVTFSFRKITEKASQIFQLHPRTGEISTIGDLDYEEAALYEMEVEAKDIGDLSARCKVLITVIDVNDNTPKIAITSLFNSVSEDSPPGTVISILNLRDGDSGQNGEVTCSIPANLPFRLQKSFGNYYSLVTDTSLDRERISKYSVTITTTDRGTPPLSSTTTILVQLSDINDNAPIFSQTSYTLHITENNPRGASLCSLKANDSDLEENARVTYSINEGHINEAPLSSYISINSETGALYALRSFDYEQFREIRFQVQAQDGGSPPLSSNVSVTLFILDQNDNSPHILHPSFPTDGSTGVELAPRSSEPGYLVTKVVAVDADSGQNAWLSYQLLKATEPGLFSVGLHSGEIRTARYFLDKDALKQSLVVLVKDNGQPPLSATATVTVVVADSIPEILSDLSSLSAPADPQSSLTLYLVIAVASVSCLFFTFIIVLMALRLRRWRNSQLFDSSSVTFSGVPVSQFVGLDGVRAFLRSYSHEVSLTTDSRKSQFNFPKSNYANTRTSDQTYMIKDPILVTEDLNISNGDLTSIQVS; encoded by the exons ATGGCGGATACACAAAGGTTCCGGATCTGCAAAAAGAGAGTCCAGTTGTATTTAATGTTGGCTACCGTTTGGGAGGCGGTTTCTGGGCAAATTCGCTATTCGATTCCCGAGGAAATGCAGAAAGGCTCCATTGTGGGGAATATCGCAAAGGATCTGGGGTTGGATATAAAGGCGCTAACACATCACGGAGTCCTCATTGTTTCCACAGGTAGGACTCAGTATTTTGCTTTGAATCTTAAGAGCGGCCATTTAATCACCACAGAAAGGATAGACAGAGAGCAAATCTGTGGCCGGATCGAGAAGTGTCTCTTAATTTTTGAGGTTCTTATTGAGGATAAAGTTAAGCTTTTCGCAGTTGAAGTTGAAATCACAGATATTAATGACAATACTCCCACCTTCCAAGCGAAGGAGTTCGAGTTAAAAATTAGTGAGATTACAGCTGCGGGGACCCGTATTTCCCTGCAGGAGGCGCAGGATCCAGATGTGGGAATTAATTCCATCCAGAGCTATCAACTGAGTAATAACAAACACTTCTCTCTGGATGTGCAAACTGGAtctgatggtgttaaatatgcGGAACTAGTGCTGGAAAAGTCTCTGGACCGGGAAACGCAGACTGTCCATAAATTAACTCTCACGGCAGCTGACGGGGGAGATCCAGTCAGATCTGCCATTGCTCAGATCAGTGTTCTGGTTGTGGACGTCAATGACAATGCTCCGCTTTTTACTCAGCTGGTCTATAAAGTGAGTGTTTTGGAAAACACGCCTCGAGGGTCCTTGATAATTACAATACACGCCACTGACCGTGATGAAGGACAGAATTCTGAGGTGaccttttcatttagaaaaattaCAGAAAAGGCGTCTCAGATATTCCAGCTTCACCCTAGGACAGGAGAAATATCAACGATAGGTGACCTGGACTACGAGGAAGCTGCATTATATGAAATGGAAGTGGAGGCAAAGGATATTGGAGATCTCTCCGCCAGGTGTAAAGTTCTGATAACGGTTATTGATGTAAATGATAATACCCCGAAAATTGCAATCACTTCCCTGTTCAACTCAGTCTCTGAAGATTCTCCCCCCGGAACAGTAATCTCGATATTAAATTTGCGAGACGGAGATTCCGGCCAGAATGGTGAGGTCACGTGCTCCATACCAGCCAACCTTCCATTCCGGTTACAGAAGTCATTTGGCAATTACTACAGTTTAGTGACTGACACATCACTGGACAGGGAGCGTATCTCGAAA TACAGTGTAACTATCACAACCACAGACCGAGGGACTCCTCCTTTATCCTCAACAACAACTATTTTAGTTCAGCTTTCAGACATAAACGACAACGCTCCTATCTTCAGCCAGACATCCTACACGTTGCACATCACAGAGAACAATCCCAGAGGAGCTTCCCTTTGTTCCCTGAAAGCGAATGATTCAGACTTGGAGGAGAACGCCCGAGTCACCTACTCTATTAATGAAGGACATATAAATGAAGCTCCGCTCTCGTCCTACATCTCCATTAACTCCGAGACTGGGGCTCTCTACGCTCTGCGCTCCTTCGATTACGAACAGTTCCGGGAGATTCGGTTCCAAGTGCAGGCTCAGGATGGGGgttccccacctctcagcagtAATGTCTCCGTCACTCTCTTTATACTGGATCAGAATGACAACAGCCCGCACATCTTACACCCCTCCTTTCCCACCGATGGCTCCACGGGAGTGGAGTTGGCCCCTCGCTCCTCCGAGCCGGGTTACCTGGTCACTAAGGTGGTGGCGGTGGATGCAGACTCCGGGCAGAACGCCTGGCTCTCCTACCAGCTGCTGAAGGCTACAGAGCCGGGACTCTTCTCTGTGGGACTCCACAGCGGCGAGATCAGGACGGCGCGCTACTTTCTCGACAAAGATGCGCTCAAGCAAAGTCTGGTGGTTTTAGTGAAGGACAACGGGcagcctcctctctctgccacGGCCACTGTCACGGTGGTGGTGGCTGACAGCATCCCCGAAATCCTCTCCGATTTAAGCagcctctcagctcctgcagacccCCAGTCCAGCCTCACCTTGTATTTGGTGATCGCTGTGGCTTCCGTTTCCTGCTTGTTCTTTACCTTTATCATAGTGTTAATGGCCCTGAGGCTCCGCCGGTGGAGAAACTCGCAGCTGTTTGACTCCTCGAGTGTGACTTTCAGTGGAGTTCCCGTCTCGCAGTTTGTGGGGCTCGATGGAGTCAGAGCTTTTCTTCGCTCCTACTCACATGAGGTTTCTCTCACCACGGACTCCAGAAAGAGCCAGTTCAACTTTCCCAAATCAAACTATGCAAATACTCGGACCAGTGATCAGACGTATATGATAAAGGATCCTATTCTAGTTACTGAAGATTTAAACATTAGTAACGGGGATCTGACCTCCATTCAGGTGAGCTAA
- the LOC120369817 gene encoding protocadherin gamma-A5-like, producing MEDIQSLRDCKRRVLFCFLMVTVWEAVSGQTRYSIPEETHKGSFVGNIAKDLGLELKELSDRGVRIVARGRSQYFALNFKNGHLYTTDRIDREEICGRTEICLITFEVLREDKAKLFPVEVEITDINDNAPGFQSDKLELKISETTAARTRISLQQSQDPDVGINSIQKYQLSNNTHFSLDVQTITDYVKYAELVLEKSLDREEQAVHDLILTATDGGDPVRSGTAQIRIIVLDANDNAPVFTEAIYTAKVLENVPKGTTVVSVKATDSDEGVNKELKYSFRSIVEKASQIFHLDSRTGEVTVVGNLDFEEAALYEIEVQAHDGGGLFDRSKIVILVSDVNDNAPELTITSLLNSIPEDSPPGTVIALLNVQDLDSGENGKVTCSIPSNLPFQLRKSLNNYYSLVTDRALDREQVAAYNITVTATDNGTPPLSTATTIPLRILDTNDNAPFFDKTSYTAYVAENNPRGASVFSLTAHDYDLEDNSRITYSITGTQIQEAPLSSYISINSETGALYALRSFDYEQFREIRFQVQAQDGGSPPLSSNVSVTLFILDQNDNSPHILHPSFPTDGSTGVELAPRSSEPGYLVTKVVAVDADSGQNAWLSYQLLKATEPGLFSVGLHGGEIRTARYFLDKDALKQSLVVLVKDNGQPPLSATATVTVVVADSIPEILSDLSSLSAPADPQSSLTLYLVIAVASVSCLFFTFIVVLVALRLRRWRNSQLFDSSSVTFSGVPVSQFVGLDGVRAFLHSYSHEVSLTTDSRKSQFNFPKSNYSNTLSSEQTCEIKDSILVIEDVSINNGDRTSVQVS from the coding sequence ATGGAGGATATACAAAGTCTCCGGGACTGCAAACGGCGagtcctgttttgttttttaatggttaCCGTCTGGGAGGCGGTTTCTGGGCAGACTCGCTATTCGATCCCAGAGGAAACGCACAAAGGCTCTTTCGTGGGGAATATAGCAAAGGATTTGGGACTTGAACTAAAAGAGCTCTCAGACCGCGGTGTCCGCATTGTTGCCAGAGGTAGGAGTCAGTATTTTGCTTTGAATTTTAAGAATGGCCATTTATACACCACAGACAGAATAGACAGAGAGGAGATCTGTGGCCGAACAGAGATATGTTTGATAACGTTTGAGGTTCTTCGTGAGGATAAAGCGAAGCTTTTTCCAGTTGAAGTTGAAATCACAGATATTAATGACAATGCTCCAGGCTTCCAATCAGATAAATTAGAGTTAAAAATCAGCGAGACAACAGCTGCGAGGACCCGGATTTCCCTGCAGCAGTCGCAGGATCCAGATGTGGGAATTAATTCTATCCAGAAATATCAACTGAGCAATAATACACATTTTTCTCTGGATGTGCAAACTATAACCGATTATGTGAAATATGCCGAACTGGTGCTGGAAAAGTCTCTAGACCGGGAAGAACAGGCTGTTCATGATCTAATCCTCACAGCCACTGATGGGGGAGATCCAGTCAGGTCCGGCACTGCGCAAATCCGCATTATTGTTCTTGATGCAAATGACAACGCGCCAGTTTTCACTGAGGCTATCTATACAGCGAAGGTTTTGGAAAATGTGCCGAAAGGTACCACGGTGGTATCAGTAAAAGCCACTGATTCGGATGAAGGCGTCAATAAAGAGTTAAAATACTCATTCAGATCAATCGTGGAGAAAGCTTCCCAAATATTCCATTTGGATTCTAGGACGGGAGAAGTAACAGTCGTGGGGAATTTGGACTTTGAAGAAGCTGCGTTATATGAAATCGAGGTGCAAGCCCATGACGGGGGAGGCCTTTTCGACAGATCCAAAATTGTGATCCTTGTTAGCGATGTGAATGATAACGCTCCAGAATTGACGATCACGTCTCTCCTCAACTCGATCCCTGAGGACTCTCCCCCCGGGACTGTGATCGCCCTTTTAAATGTGCAAGATCTAGATTCCGGAGAGAACGGGAAGGTCACGTGCTCCATACCCAGCAACCTCCCCTTCCAGCTGAGGAAATCGTTAAATAATTATTACAGTTTGGTGACAGACAGAGCcctggacagggagcaggtggcaGCGTACAACATCACAGTGACCGCCACGGACAATGGGACTCCTCCTCTTTCTACAGCCACCACGATCCCACTCCGGATTTTAGACACGAACGACAACGCCCCTTTCTTCGATAAAACTTCCTACACCGCCTACGTCGCTGAGAATAACCCGAGAGGAGCCTCCGTTTTCTCCCTGACGGCGCATGACTACGACTTGGAGGACAACTCCCGAATTACTTACTCCATTACTGGAACTCAGATCCAGGAAGCTCCGCTCTCCTCCTACATCTCCATTAACTCCGAGACTGGGGCTCTCTACGCTCTGCGCTCCTTCGATTACGAGCAGTTCCGGGAGATTCGGTTCCAAGTGCAGGCTCAGGATGGGGgttccccacctctcagcagtAATGTCTCCGTCACTCTCTTTATACTGGATCAGAATGACAACAGCCCGCACATCTTACACCCCTCCTTTCCCACCGATGGCTCCACGGGAGTGGAGTTGGCCCCCCGCTCCTCCGAGCCGGGTTACCTGGTCACTAAGGTGGTGGCGGTGGATGCAGACTCCGGGCAGAACGCCTGGCTCTCCTACCAGCTGCTGAAGGCTACAGAGCCGGGCCTCTTCTCCGTGGGACTCCACGGCGGCGAGATCAGGACGGCGCGCTACTTTCTCGACAAAGATGCGCTCAAGCAAAGTCTGGTGGTTTTAGTGAAGGACAACGGgcagccccctctctctgccaCGGCCACTGTCACGGTGGTGGTGGCTGACAGCATCCCCGAAATCCTCTCCGATTTAAGCagcctctcagctcctgcagacccCCAGTCCAGCCTCACCTTGTATTTGGTGATCGCTGTGGCTTCCGTTTCCTGCTTGTTCTTTACCTTTATCGTAGTGTTAGTGGCCCTGAGGCTCCGCCGGTGGAGAAACTCGCAGCTGTTTGACTCCTCGAGTGTGACTTTCAGTGGAGTTCCCGTCTCGCAGTTTGTGGGGCTCGATGGAGTCAGAGCTTTTCTTCACTCCTACTCACATGAGGTTTCTCTAACCACGGACTCCAGAAAAAGCCAATTCAACTTTCCCAAATCAAACTATTCAAATACTCTGAGTAGTGAGCAAACTTGTGAGATAAAGGATTCGATTCTAGTTATTGAGGATGTAAGCATTAATAACGGGGATCGGACCTCTGTTCAGGTGAGCTAA